The Dunckerocampus dactyliophorus isolate RoL2022-P2 chromosome 1, RoL_Ddac_1.1, whole genome shotgun sequence genome has a segment encoding these proteins:
- the LOC129189323 gene encoding arfaptin-2-like isoform X6, producing MADGIMSKAATMEIPINSNGDTRTLSEDDGLEQAVKLQRRLDEKVGSCRGARDLQQVMVSGPNLNETSIVSGGYGGTAEGIIPTGSIKGPAVRYNADFHKRIPVTGIGPSMHHSSSSSSMAAEDTSRGVAVEKLENVKKWGLSTYKCTKQMISERFGRGSRTVDLELEAQIELLRDTKCKYENVLRLARALTNHFYNMVQTQHSLGDTFADLSQKSPELRDEFGYNAETQKLLCKNGETLLGAINFFVSSINTLVNKTMEDTLMTIKMYENSRLEYDAYRSDLEELSLGPRDAAAVARIDAAQEQYQVQKDRYERLRSDVTIKLKFLEENKVKVMHKQLLLFHNAISAYFAGNQQQLAQTLQQFNIKLKPPGADKPSWLEEQ from the exons ATGGCGGACGGCATCATGAGCAAAGCCGCCACCATGGAGATCCCCATCAACAGCAATGGCGACACAAGAACACTATCTGAAGATGACGGCCTAGAACAG GCTGTTAAGCTGCAGCGGCGTTTAGATGAGAAGGTAGGAAGCTGCAGAGGCGCCAGG GACCTGCAGCAGGTGATGGTGTCGGGTCCAAACCTCAACGAGACCAGCATTGTGTCTGGGGGTTACGGAGGCACGGCGGAGGGAATCATCCCCACTGGCTCCATCAAAG GACCTGCTGTGCGCTACAACGCTGACTTTCACAAACGGATCCCCGTTACAGGAATAG GTCCCAGCATGcatcacagcagcagcagctcctccaTGGCGGCAGAGGACACCAGCCGAGGTGTGGCGGTGGAGAAGCTGGAAAATGTCAAGAAGTGGGGTCTGAGCACCTACAAG TGCACCAAGCAAATGATCTCAGAGCGTTTTGGCCGCGGATCCCGGACCGTGGACCTGGAGCTGGAAGCCCAGATCGAACTGCTGAGAGACACCAAGTGCAAATACGAGAATGTGCTGCGACTGGCCCGAGCGCTGACCAACCACTTCTACAACATGGTGCAGACGCAGCACTCGCTGGGAGACACCTTCGCCGACCTCAGCCAGAAGTCTCCTGAGCTGCGG GACGAGTTTGGCTACAACGCAGAGACCCAGAAGCTTCTTTGCAAGAACGGCGAGACTCTGCTGGGCGCCATCAACTTCTTTGTATCCAGCATCAACACGCTGGTCAACAAGACCATGGAAGACACCCTCATGACCATCAAGATGTATGAAAACTCCAG GTTGGAGTACGACGCCTATCGGTCGGACCTGGAGGAGCTGAGTTTGGGTCCCAGGGACGCAGCGGCTGTGGCCCGCATAGACGCGGCGCAGGAGCAGTACCAAGTCCAGAAGGATAGGTACGAACGACTCCGCTCAGATGTCACCATCAAACTGAAGTTCCTGGAAGAGAACAAG GTGAAGGTGATGCACAAGCAGCTTCTGCTCTTCCACAACGCCATCTCCGCCTACTTTGCCGGTAACCAGCAGCAGCTGGCACAGACGCTCCAGCAGTTCAACATCAAGCTGAAGCCCCCGGGGGCAGACAAGCCATCCTGGCTGGAGGAGCAGTGA
- the LOC129189323 gene encoding arfaptin-2-like isoform X11 codes for MADGIMSKAATMEIPINSNGDTRTLSEDDGLEQAVKLQRRLDEKVGSCRGARDLQQVMVSGPNLNETSIVSGGYGGTAEGIIPTGSIKGPSMHHSSSSSSMAAEDTSRGVAVEKLENVKKWGLSTYKCTKQMISERFGRGSRTVDLELEAQIELLRDTKCKYENVLRLARALTNHFYNMVQTQHSLGDTFADLSQKSPELRDEFGYNAETQKLLCKNGETLLGAINFFVSSINTLVNKTMEDTLMTIKMYENSRLEYDAYRSDLEELSLGPRDAAAVARIDAAQEQYQVQKDRYERLRSDVTIKLKFLEENKVKVMHKQLLLFHNAISAYFAGNQQQLAQTLQQFNIKLKPPGADKPSWLEEQ; via the exons ATGGCGGACGGCATCATGAGCAAAGCCGCCACCATGGAGATCCCCATCAACAGCAATGGCGACACAAGAACACTATCTGAAGATGACGGCCTAGAACAG GCTGTTAAGCTGCAGCGGCGTTTAGATGAGAAGGTAGGAAGCTGCAGAGGCGCCAGG GACCTGCAGCAGGTGATGGTGTCGGGTCCAAACCTCAACGAGACCAGCATTGTGTCTGGGGGTTACGGAGGCACGGCGGAGGGAATCATCCCCACTGGCTCCATCAAAG GTCCCAGCATGcatcacagcagcagcagctcctccaTGGCGGCAGAGGACACCAGCCGAGGTGTGGCGGTGGAGAAGCTGGAAAATGTCAAGAAGTGGGGTCTGAGCACCTACAAG TGCACCAAGCAAATGATCTCAGAGCGTTTTGGCCGCGGATCCCGGACCGTGGACCTGGAGCTGGAAGCCCAGATCGAACTGCTGAGAGACACCAAGTGCAAATACGAGAATGTGCTGCGACTGGCCCGAGCGCTGACCAACCACTTCTACAACATGGTGCAGACGCAGCACTCGCTGGGAGACACCTTCGCCGACCTCAGCCAGAAGTCTCCTGAGCTGCGG GACGAGTTTGGCTACAACGCAGAGACCCAGAAGCTTCTTTGCAAGAACGGCGAGACTCTGCTGGGCGCCATCAACTTCTTTGTATCCAGCATCAACACGCTGGTCAACAAGACCATGGAAGACACCCTCATGACCATCAAGATGTATGAAAACTCCAG GTTGGAGTACGACGCCTATCGGTCGGACCTGGAGGAGCTGAGTTTGGGTCCCAGGGACGCAGCGGCTGTGGCCCGCATAGACGCGGCGCAGGAGCAGTACCAAGTCCAGAAGGATAGGTACGAACGACTCCGCTCAGATGTCACCATCAAACTGAAGTTCCTGGAAGAGAACAAG GTGAAGGTGATGCACAAGCAGCTTCTGCTCTTCCACAACGCCATCTCCGCCTACTTTGCCGGTAACCAGCAGCAGCTGGCACAGACGCTCCAGCAGTTCAACATCAAGCTGAAGCCCCCGGGGGCAGACAAGCCATCCTGGCTGGAGGAGCAGTGA
- the LOC129189323 gene encoding arfaptin-2-like isoform X5, translating into MYCIVSVNTLNDECQSSLLTICRSLMILIFFDIFRPRLLISVIFCFPFFPPSCLSLLFLLEVYVQAVKLQRRLDEKQVMVSGPNLNETSIVSGGYGGTAEGIIPTGSIKGPSMHHSSSSSSMAAEDTSRGVAVEKLENVKKWGLSTYKCTKQMISERFGRGSRTVDLELEAQIELLRDTKCKYENVLRLARALTNHFYNMVQTQHSLGDTFADLSQKSPELRDEFGYNAETQKLLCKNGETLLGAINFFVSSINTLVNKTMEDTLMTIKMYENSRLEYDAYRSDLEELSLGPRDAAAVARIDAAQEQYQVQKDRYERLRSDVTIKLKFLEENKVKVMHKQLLLFHNAISAYFAGNQQQLAQTLQQFNIKLKPPGADKPSWLEEQ; encoded by the exons atgtactgtattgtcaGTGTAAACACGCTAAATGATGAATGTCAGTCATCACTGCTCACCATCTGCAGGTCACTCATGATTTTGATTTTCTTTGACATCTTTCGACCTCGTCTCCTgatttctgtcatattttgttttcccttttttcccccttcctgtttgtctttgttgtttttgttggagGTCTATGTGCAGGCTGTTAAGCTGCAGCGGCGTTTAGATGAGAAG CAGGTGATGGTGTCGGGTCCAAACCTCAACGAGACCAGCATTGTGTCTGGGGGTTACGGAGGCACGGCGGAGGGAATCATCCCCACTGGCTCCATCAAAG GTCCCAGCATGcatcacagcagcagcagctcctccaTGGCGGCAGAGGACACCAGCCGAGGTGTGGCGGTGGAGAAGCTGGAAAATGTCAAGAAGTGGGGTCTGAGCACCTACAAG TGCACCAAGCAAATGATCTCAGAGCGTTTTGGCCGCGGATCCCGGACCGTGGACCTGGAGCTGGAAGCCCAGATCGAACTGCTGAGAGACACCAAGTGCAAATACGAGAATGTGCTGCGACTGGCCCGAGCGCTGACCAACCACTTCTACAACATGGTGCAGACGCAGCACTCGCTGGGAGACACCTTCGCCGACCTCAGCCAGAAGTCTCCTGAGCTGCGG GACGAGTTTGGCTACAACGCAGAGACCCAGAAGCTTCTTTGCAAGAACGGCGAGACTCTGCTGGGCGCCATCAACTTCTTTGTATCCAGCATCAACACGCTGGTCAACAAGACCATGGAAGACACCCTCATGACCATCAAGATGTATGAAAACTCCAG GTTGGAGTACGACGCCTATCGGTCGGACCTGGAGGAGCTGAGTTTGGGTCCCAGGGACGCAGCGGCTGTGGCCCGCATAGACGCGGCGCAGGAGCAGTACCAAGTCCAGAAGGATAGGTACGAACGACTCCGCTCAGATGTCACCATCAAACTGAAGTTCCTGGAAGAGAACAAG GTGAAGGTGATGCACAAGCAGCTTCTGCTCTTCCACAACGCCATCTCCGCCTACTTTGCCGGTAACCAGCAGCAGCTGGCACAGACGCTCCAGCAGTTCAACATCAAGCTGAAGCCCCCGGGGGCAGACAAGCCATCCTGGCTGGAGGAGCAGTGA
- the LOC129189323 gene encoding arfaptin-2-like isoform X2, whose protein sequence is MYCIVSVNTLNDECQSSLLTICRSLMILIFFDIFRPRLLISVIFCFPFFPPSCLSLLFLLEVYVQAVKLQRRLDEKDLQQVMVSGPNLNETSIVSGGYGGTAEGIIPTGSIKGPAVRYNADFHKRIPVTGIGPSMHHSSSSSSMAAEDTSRGVAVEKLENVKKWGLSTYKCTKQMISERFGRGSRTVDLELEAQIELLRDTKCKYENVLRLARALTNHFYNMVQTQHSLGDTFADLSQKSPELRDEFGYNAETQKLLCKNGETLLGAINFFVSSINTLVNKTMEDTLMTIKMYENSRLEYDAYRSDLEELSLGPRDAAAVARIDAAQEQYQVQKDRYERLRSDVTIKLKFLEENKVKVMHKQLLLFHNAISAYFAGNQQQLAQTLQQFNIKLKPPGADKPSWLEEQ, encoded by the exons atgtactgtattgtcaGTGTAAACACGCTAAATGATGAATGTCAGTCATCACTGCTCACCATCTGCAGGTCACTCATGATTTTGATTTTCTTTGACATCTTTCGACCTCGTCTCCTgatttctgtcatattttgttttcccttttttcccccttcctgtttgtctttgttgtttttgttggagGTCTATGTGCAGGCTGTTAAGCTGCAGCGGCGTTTAGATGAGAAG GACCTGCAGCAGGTGATGGTGTCGGGTCCAAACCTCAACGAGACCAGCATTGTGTCTGGGGGTTACGGAGGCACGGCGGAGGGAATCATCCCCACTGGCTCCATCAAAG GACCTGCTGTGCGCTACAACGCTGACTTTCACAAACGGATCCCCGTTACAGGAATAG GTCCCAGCATGcatcacagcagcagcagctcctccaTGGCGGCAGAGGACACCAGCCGAGGTGTGGCGGTGGAGAAGCTGGAAAATGTCAAGAAGTGGGGTCTGAGCACCTACAAG TGCACCAAGCAAATGATCTCAGAGCGTTTTGGCCGCGGATCCCGGACCGTGGACCTGGAGCTGGAAGCCCAGATCGAACTGCTGAGAGACACCAAGTGCAAATACGAGAATGTGCTGCGACTGGCCCGAGCGCTGACCAACCACTTCTACAACATGGTGCAGACGCAGCACTCGCTGGGAGACACCTTCGCCGACCTCAGCCAGAAGTCTCCTGAGCTGCGG GACGAGTTTGGCTACAACGCAGAGACCCAGAAGCTTCTTTGCAAGAACGGCGAGACTCTGCTGGGCGCCATCAACTTCTTTGTATCCAGCATCAACACGCTGGTCAACAAGACCATGGAAGACACCCTCATGACCATCAAGATGTATGAAAACTCCAG GTTGGAGTACGACGCCTATCGGTCGGACCTGGAGGAGCTGAGTTTGGGTCCCAGGGACGCAGCGGCTGTGGCCCGCATAGACGCGGCGCAGGAGCAGTACCAAGTCCAGAAGGATAGGTACGAACGACTCCGCTCAGATGTCACCATCAAACTGAAGTTCCTGGAAGAGAACAAG GTGAAGGTGATGCACAAGCAGCTTCTGCTCTTCCACAACGCCATCTCCGCCTACTTTGCCGGTAACCAGCAGCAGCTGGCACAGACGCTCCAGCAGTTCAACATCAAGCTGAAGCCCCCGGGGGCAGACAAGCCATCCTGGCTGGAGGAGCAGTGA
- the LOC129189323 gene encoding arfaptin-2-like isoform X3, which yields MYCIVSVNTLNDECQSSLLTICRSLMILIFFDIFRPRLLISVIFCFPFFPPSCLSLLFLLEVYVQAVKLQRRLDEKVGSCRGARDLQQVMVSGPNLNETSIVSGGYGGTAEGIIPTGSIKGPSMHHSSSSSSMAAEDTSRGVAVEKLENVKKWGLSTYKCTKQMISERFGRGSRTVDLELEAQIELLRDTKCKYENVLRLARALTNHFYNMVQTQHSLGDTFADLSQKSPELRDEFGYNAETQKLLCKNGETLLGAINFFVSSINTLVNKTMEDTLMTIKMYENSRLEYDAYRSDLEELSLGPRDAAAVARIDAAQEQYQVQKDRYERLRSDVTIKLKFLEENKVKVMHKQLLLFHNAISAYFAGNQQQLAQTLQQFNIKLKPPGADKPSWLEEQ from the exons atgtactgtattgtcaGTGTAAACACGCTAAATGATGAATGTCAGTCATCACTGCTCACCATCTGCAGGTCACTCATGATTTTGATTTTCTTTGACATCTTTCGACCTCGTCTCCTgatttctgtcatattttgttttcccttttttcccccttcctgtttgtctttgttgtttttgttggagGTCTATGTGCAGGCTGTTAAGCTGCAGCGGCGTTTAGATGAGAAGGTAGGAAGCTGCAGAGGCGCCAGG GACCTGCAGCAGGTGATGGTGTCGGGTCCAAACCTCAACGAGACCAGCATTGTGTCTGGGGGTTACGGAGGCACGGCGGAGGGAATCATCCCCACTGGCTCCATCAAAG GTCCCAGCATGcatcacagcagcagcagctcctccaTGGCGGCAGAGGACACCAGCCGAGGTGTGGCGGTGGAGAAGCTGGAAAATGTCAAGAAGTGGGGTCTGAGCACCTACAAG TGCACCAAGCAAATGATCTCAGAGCGTTTTGGCCGCGGATCCCGGACCGTGGACCTGGAGCTGGAAGCCCAGATCGAACTGCTGAGAGACACCAAGTGCAAATACGAGAATGTGCTGCGACTGGCCCGAGCGCTGACCAACCACTTCTACAACATGGTGCAGACGCAGCACTCGCTGGGAGACACCTTCGCCGACCTCAGCCAGAAGTCTCCTGAGCTGCGG GACGAGTTTGGCTACAACGCAGAGACCCAGAAGCTTCTTTGCAAGAACGGCGAGACTCTGCTGGGCGCCATCAACTTCTTTGTATCCAGCATCAACACGCTGGTCAACAAGACCATGGAAGACACCCTCATGACCATCAAGATGTATGAAAACTCCAG GTTGGAGTACGACGCCTATCGGTCGGACCTGGAGGAGCTGAGTTTGGGTCCCAGGGACGCAGCGGCTGTGGCCCGCATAGACGCGGCGCAGGAGCAGTACCAAGTCCAGAAGGATAGGTACGAACGACTCCGCTCAGATGTCACCATCAAACTGAAGTTCCTGGAAGAGAACAAG GTGAAGGTGATGCACAAGCAGCTTCTGCTCTTCCACAACGCCATCTCCGCCTACTTTGCCGGTAACCAGCAGCAGCTGGCACAGACGCTCCAGCAGTTCAACATCAAGCTGAAGCCCCCGGGGGCAGACAAGCCATCCTGGCTGGAGGAGCAGTGA
- the LOC129189323 gene encoding arfaptin-2-like isoform X16: MADGIMSKAATMEIPINSNGDTRTLSEDDGLEQDLQQVMVSGPNLNETSIVSGGYGGTAEGIIPTGSIKGPSMHHSSSSSSMAAEDTSRGVAVEKLENVKKWGLSTYKCTKQMISERFGRGSRTVDLELEAQIELLRDTKCKYENVLRLARALTNHFYNMVQTQHSLGDTFADLSQKSPELRDEFGYNAETQKLLCKNGETLLGAINFFVSSINTLVNKTMEDTLMTIKMYENSRLEYDAYRSDLEELSLGPRDAAAVARIDAAQEQYQVQKDRYERLRSDVTIKLKFLEENKVKVMHKQLLLFHNAISAYFAGNQQQLAQTLQQFNIKLKPPGADKPSWLEEQ, from the exons ATGGCGGACGGCATCATGAGCAAAGCCGCCACCATGGAGATCCCCATCAACAGCAATGGCGACACAAGAACACTATCTGAAGATGACGGCCTAGAACAG GACCTGCAGCAGGTGATGGTGTCGGGTCCAAACCTCAACGAGACCAGCATTGTGTCTGGGGGTTACGGAGGCACGGCGGAGGGAATCATCCCCACTGGCTCCATCAAAG GTCCCAGCATGcatcacagcagcagcagctcctccaTGGCGGCAGAGGACACCAGCCGAGGTGTGGCGGTGGAGAAGCTGGAAAATGTCAAGAAGTGGGGTCTGAGCACCTACAAG TGCACCAAGCAAATGATCTCAGAGCGTTTTGGCCGCGGATCCCGGACCGTGGACCTGGAGCTGGAAGCCCAGATCGAACTGCTGAGAGACACCAAGTGCAAATACGAGAATGTGCTGCGACTGGCCCGAGCGCTGACCAACCACTTCTACAACATGGTGCAGACGCAGCACTCGCTGGGAGACACCTTCGCCGACCTCAGCCAGAAGTCTCCTGAGCTGCGG GACGAGTTTGGCTACAACGCAGAGACCCAGAAGCTTCTTTGCAAGAACGGCGAGACTCTGCTGGGCGCCATCAACTTCTTTGTATCCAGCATCAACACGCTGGTCAACAAGACCATGGAAGACACCCTCATGACCATCAAGATGTATGAAAACTCCAG GTTGGAGTACGACGCCTATCGGTCGGACCTGGAGGAGCTGAGTTTGGGTCCCAGGGACGCAGCGGCTGTGGCCCGCATAGACGCGGCGCAGGAGCAGTACCAAGTCCAGAAGGATAGGTACGAACGACTCCGCTCAGATGTCACCATCAAACTGAAGTTCCTGGAAGAGAACAAG GTGAAGGTGATGCACAAGCAGCTTCTGCTCTTCCACAACGCCATCTCCGCCTACTTTGCCGGTAACCAGCAGCAGCTGGCACAGACGCTCCAGCAGTTCAACATCAAGCTGAAGCCCCCGGGGGCAGACAAGCCATCCTGGCTGGAGGAGCAGTGA
- the LOC129189323 gene encoding arfaptin-2-like isoform X17, translating into MADGIMSKAATMEIPINSNGDTRTLSEDDGLEQQVMVSGPNLNETSIVSGGYGGTAEGIIPTGSIKGPSMHHSSSSSSMAAEDTSRGVAVEKLENVKKWGLSTYKCTKQMISERFGRGSRTVDLELEAQIELLRDTKCKYENVLRLARALTNHFYNMVQTQHSLGDTFADLSQKSPELRDEFGYNAETQKLLCKNGETLLGAINFFVSSINTLVNKTMEDTLMTIKMYENSRLEYDAYRSDLEELSLGPRDAAAVARIDAAQEQYQVQKDRYERLRSDVTIKLKFLEENKVKVMHKQLLLFHNAISAYFAGNQQQLAQTLQQFNIKLKPPGADKPSWLEEQ; encoded by the exons ATGGCGGACGGCATCATGAGCAAAGCCGCCACCATGGAGATCCCCATCAACAGCAATGGCGACACAAGAACACTATCTGAAGATGACGGCCTAGAACAG CAGGTGATGGTGTCGGGTCCAAACCTCAACGAGACCAGCATTGTGTCTGGGGGTTACGGAGGCACGGCGGAGGGAATCATCCCCACTGGCTCCATCAAAG GTCCCAGCATGcatcacagcagcagcagctcctccaTGGCGGCAGAGGACACCAGCCGAGGTGTGGCGGTGGAGAAGCTGGAAAATGTCAAGAAGTGGGGTCTGAGCACCTACAAG TGCACCAAGCAAATGATCTCAGAGCGTTTTGGCCGCGGATCCCGGACCGTGGACCTGGAGCTGGAAGCCCAGATCGAACTGCTGAGAGACACCAAGTGCAAATACGAGAATGTGCTGCGACTGGCCCGAGCGCTGACCAACCACTTCTACAACATGGTGCAGACGCAGCACTCGCTGGGAGACACCTTCGCCGACCTCAGCCAGAAGTCTCCTGAGCTGCGG GACGAGTTTGGCTACAACGCAGAGACCCAGAAGCTTCTTTGCAAGAACGGCGAGACTCTGCTGGGCGCCATCAACTTCTTTGTATCCAGCATCAACACGCTGGTCAACAAGACCATGGAAGACACCCTCATGACCATCAAGATGTATGAAAACTCCAG GTTGGAGTACGACGCCTATCGGTCGGACCTGGAGGAGCTGAGTTTGGGTCCCAGGGACGCAGCGGCTGTGGCCCGCATAGACGCGGCGCAGGAGCAGTACCAAGTCCAGAAGGATAGGTACGAACGACTCCGCTCAGATGTCACCATCAAACTGAAGTTCCTGGAAGAGAACAAG GTGAAGGTGATGCACAAGCAGCTTCTGCTCTTCCACAACGCCATCTCCGCCTACTTTGCCGGTAACCAGCAGCAGCTGGCACAGACGCTCCAGCAGTTCAACATCAAGCTGAAGCCCCCGGGGGCAGACAAGCCATCCTGGCTGGAGGAGCAGTGA
- the LOC129189323 gene encoding arfaptin-2-like isoform X15: MADGIMSKAATMEIPINSNGDTRTLSEDDGLEQAVKLQRRLDEKDLQQVMVSGPNLNETSIVSGGYGGTAEGIIPTGSIKGPSMHHSSSSSSMAAEDTSRGVAVEKLENVKKWGLSTYKCTKQMISERFGRGSRTVDLELEAQIELLRDTKCKYENVLRLARALTNHFYNMVQTQHSLGDTFADLSQKSPELRDEFGYNAETQKLLCKNGETLLGAINFFVSSINTLVNKTMEDTLMTIKMYENSRLEYDAYRSDLEELSLGPRDAAAVARIDAAQEQYQVQKDRYERLRSDVTIKLKFLEENKVKVMHKQLLLFHNAISAYFAGNQQQLAQTLQQFNIKLKPPGADKPSWLEEQ; the protein is encoded by the exons ATGGCGGACGGCATCATGAGCAAAGCCGCCACCATGGAGATCCCCATCAACAGCAATGGCGACACAAGAACACTATCTGAAGATGACGGCCTAGAACAG GCTGTTAAGCTGCAGCGGCGTTTAGATGAGAAG GACCTGCAGCAGGTGATGGTGTCGGGTCCAAACCTCAACGAGACCAGCATTGTGTCTGGGGGTTACGGAGGCACGGCGGAGGGAATCATCCCCACTGGCTCCATCAAAG GTCCCAGCATGcatcacagcagcagcagctcctccaTGGCGGCAGAGGACACCAGCCGAGGTGTGGCGGTGGAGAAGCTGGAAAATGTCAAGAAGTGGGGTCTGAGCACCTACAAG TGCACCAAGCAAATGATCTCAGAGCGTTTTGGCCGCGGATCCCGGACCGTGGACCTGGAGCTGGAAGCCCAGATCGAACTGCTGAGAGACACCAAGTGCAAATACGAGAATGTGCTGCGACTGGCCCGAGCGCTGACCAACCACTTCTACAACATGGTGCAGACGCAGCACTCGCTGGGAGACACCTTCGCCGACCTCAGCCAGAAGTCTCCTGAGCTGCGG GACGAGTTTGGCTACAACGCAGAGACCCAGAAGCTTCTTTGCAAGAACGGCGAGACTCTGCTGGGCGCCATCAACTTCTTTGTATCCAGCATCAACACGCTGGTCAACAAGACCATGGAAGACACCCTCATGACCATCAAGATGTATGAAAACTCCAG GTTGGAGTACGACGCCTATCGGTCGGACCTGGAGGAGCTGAGTTTGGGTCCCAGGGACGCAGCGGCTGTGGCCCGCATAGACGCGGCGCAGGAGCAGTACCAAGTCCAGAAGGATAGGTACGAACGACTCCGCTCAGATGTCACCATCAAACTGAAGTTCCTGGAAGAGAACAAG GTGAAGGTGATGCACAAGCAGCTTCTGCTCTTCCACAACGCCATCTCCGCCTACTTTGCCGGTAACCAGCAGCAGCTGGCACAGACGCTCCAGCAGTTCAACATCAAGCTGAAGCCCCCGGGGGCAGACAAGCCATCCTGGCTGGAGGAGCAGTGA
- the LOC129189323 gene encoding arfaptin-2-like isoform X4 translates to MADGIMSKAATMEIPINSNGDTRTLSEDDGLEQVYVQAVKLQRRLDEKVGSCRGARDLQQVMVSGPNLNETSIVSGGYGGTAEGIIPTGSIKGPAVRYNADFHKRIPVTGIGPSMHHSSSSSSMAAEDTSRGVAVEKLENVKKWGLSTYKCTKQMISERFGRGSRTVDLELEAQIELLRDTKCKYENVLRLARALTNHFYNMVQTQHSLGDTFADLSQKSPELRDEFGYNAETQKLLCKNGETLLGAINFFVSSINTLVNKTMEDTLMTIKMYENSRLEYDAYRSDLEELSLGPRDAAAVARIDAAQEQYQVQKDRYERLRSDVTIKLKFLEENKVKVMHKQLLLFHNAISAYFAGNQQQLAQTLQQFNIKLKPPGADKPSWLEEQ, encoded by the exons ATGGCGGACGGCATCATGAGCAAAGCCGCCACCATGGAGATCCCCATCAACAGCAATGGCGACACAAGAACACTATCTGAAGATGACGGCCTAGAACAG GTCTATGTGCAGGCTGTTAAGCTGCAGCGGCGTTTAGATGAGAAGGTAGGAAGCTGCAGAGGCGCCAGG GACCTGCAGCAGGTGATGGTGTCGGGTCCAAACCTCAACGAGACCAGCATTGTGTCTGGGGGTTACGGAGGCACGGCGGAGGGAATCATCCCCACTGGCTCCATCAAAG GACCTGCTGTGCGCTACAACGCTGACTTTCACAAACGGATCCCCGTTACAGGAATAG GTCCCAGCATGcatcacagcagcagcagctcctccaTGGCGGCAGAGGACACCAGCCGAGGTGTGGCGGTGGAGAAGCTGGAAAATGTCAAGAAGTGGGGTCTGAGCACCTACAAG TGCACCAAGCAAATGATCTCAGAGCGTTTTGGCCGCGGATCCCGGACCGTGGACCTGGAGCTGGAAGCCCAGATCGAACTGCTGAGAGACACCAAGTGCAAATACGAGAATGTGCTGCGACTGGCCCGAGCGCTGACCAACCACTTCTACAACATGGTGCAGACGCAGCACTCGCTGGGAGACACCTTCGCCGACCTCAGCCAGAAGTCTCCTGAGCTGCGG GACGAGTTTGGCTACAACGCAGAGACCCAGAAGCTTCTTTGCAAGAACGGCGAGACTCTGCTGGGCGCCATCAACTTCTTTGTATCCAGCATCAACACGCTGGTCAACAAGACCATGGAAGACACCCTCATGACCATCAAGATGTATGAAAACTCCAG GTTGGAGTACGACGCCTATCGGTCGGACCTGGAGGAGCTGAGTTTGGGTCCCAGGGACGCAGCGGCTGTGGCCCGCATAGACGCGGCGCAGGAGCAGTACCAAGTCCAGAAGGATAGGTACGAACGACTCCGCTCAGATGTCACCATCAAACTGAAGTTCCTGGAAGAGAACAAG GTGAAGGTGATGCACAAGCAGCTTCTGCTCTTCCACAACGCCATCTCCGCCTACTTTGCCGGTAACCAGCAGCAGCTGGCACAGACGCTCCAGCAGTTCAACATCAAGCTGAAGCCCCCGGGGGCAGACAAGCCATCCTGGCTGGAGGAGCAGTGA